The sequence GTCAGATGGGGCACACCATGACGCTCAACTGTGAAGTGCACATTGTTTACTTGTTGATCTACAATGACCTCTCCACCACCTTCATGTACCCACAGCACAATTTCCGGTCTCTGTTGAGAAACTCATGAAGTCAAACCCAAAGAAAACGACCAACTTTGGTATATAACAGCTATTAAACTAAAAGAACAGAGAAACCAAAGGAATCAAGAACATCGCACGGTAAGGCCTTTGAAGTTTGAACAACAACAAGATGCACGGAACAGAACAGGCTTCAAGTTCCTATGTATGATAGAAAAGCAGGTTCTTTAGTCACACGATTGCCACAGTTCACAGCAAACCAAAGGAATTGGTTGGTTCCATATATACCCCCACTCCTAGGCAAAGAGATATCCTAATTTGAATCCTTGACCTCCTTGTGTGCCTGCACCCTCAAATATAATGGAAGACGAATATCTCTTCTACCTAAAAGGGAGGCTTGTCCATTTGTAGACTATTACGAGGTTACCACCTTTAATACTTACAATTCTTCATAGGataaatgagaagaaaaagtgggattcatcaaaaaattacaccGTATTTACCCATAGAGGGGGGTAGAGGGTTGGGGGAAGCATTCACTGTCCACTGGTATGTGGCTACTGGAGGACTCATATCATGCTTTAAAACAAACTTGTCAAAATAGGAGATAAGGAATATAGACATACTGTATCAGTTTTGTTGGAAACAAAGGTCAAGCAGCTTAGCCTTAATAGAGGTGTAATATGATTTCTTGAACTTCAGTTAGAAGATTGACAGACTGAAAAACTGTTACAGAACTCCACTCTCTCATAATAAGAAAGAACTCAGATACTACATTCCATGCTGTCCTCAATCACGACTACTAGTTTAGCTCCTCAATCCTCCATGTTTTATATTAGGATAATGGGGTTGCGGCAGATAGGATATCAGCTGTCtactttaattaatactatttaatGAAGTGTCGAAAATAAAGcttatttatgttaattaaacCATGCTatttgaagaatttgagtgAGAGTAATCTGATTATAAACTGTAGAATCTCGATAACATTTTCAAATAGCACGTCATGGAAAAGGAATGATATTCAACACAAACTGCAAGTTTTGGATTCAGAAAATAAAGACCGactgaaagagaaacaaaaactaaCTAGGTACTATTGTtgctttcaaaataaatgggACAAAGGGCTCACTTGCTCTTCAGGAAAAGTGCTTGAGAAACCGAAGAGCTTCCCTTTAAATACAGCTGATGACTTCATGTGTTTTCCATTGCTCACACCACTTTGCACCTTTGGTTTAGCCTCTTCTTTTAAACCTCAAAACATAAACCAATTATGAGAAGTATGTTATTGACAGTTGCTTGCAGTGATGAATTCTCAATTCTTTACTCTTACCTATCACCACTTCACATTGAGAGCTCTTGTTCTCCAAGATGTTATCGTCCATGGGCTGAGAAGCAGAGGACTTCatctgttttgcactattCATGTTCGTCGCAGTTGCTTTATTGAAGATTACAGGAtctataaataaagtaaaagaaaatgaggtGATACTGTTTGAAATGCTAATTGGAGATTCACGCCATTTCAGCAGACTTGATAGCTCAAAATCCAAAACAGATTTCTTGTCAAAGAGCTAGATAAGACTCATAGGTGTAAAAGAAATTCACCTTTTGGAAGAAGTAAATCATAAGCGATATGGCTCTTAAGTACAGGAACTTCTTTCTTCTTGAAGGTGCACTCTTCAAGCCATGCTGTTTTAACTACATAAATGACTCCAAAAGCTGCAACGCTCCTTACTTCCTTGATCTCACTGCAGAACCATGTTAGACCAAAATTAGTGATCAAATGCTTTGTTACACGGTCTTTAACTTGAATAATAGGCAATATACTGTATCTCTACTTAATCCTTACTAACACGTCAAATAAAACCACATAATCTTTCTACCCTAGGTAGTACATACGTATCTTGCAAAAGGTTACCGAGAAAcctattaaagaaaatatgtcaAAAGCGTAAAGTTTGTGTGGCCAAAACACATAGGACAATGCTCCATTTGATTATTATAGTGTCATCATATTCTGGAACTTGATTGACATGTAATCCACTTATAGAGCCATTTTCTAAATTGTTATCCACCTTGGATACAAGAAAGACATTTCTGCTGCTGAGCACAACTTCTCATGCAACAGAAATCAGTACGATATCGTTCATAAATGAACACTTCAGCAAACACATAGCTTGAAATATGATCAAATAACAAATTGATGGACATCGATTCTTAAGAGGCAGGATCTTCCTATTTCGCTTTCATGAGAGAATACATCAAATTGAGTTGGGTTTTAGGACATAGTATGAAGATACGATCAAAAATCAGCCACATGAACAATGAACAATGGCCAAAAACTATCAGTGGcaacacaaatataaaatacttccTCATTATGTTGAAAGTGGAGTAAGTACTAGTGTAATGGAGTTTAAACTCGCCTTCAATGTTCATTAACAGATGCCCATTCATATGCACAATCATGAAGTTGTAGGATTAGTTTTCTGCATGTTCCAACTGTCCCCTATGGTAGTACAAAAGGTGAAGACTCAAAGACTTTTTAGAAGGATTGCAAGTAGGATGTTCGAATtacttgaaattaataaaatgaaatacacTCAAACAAGTAGTTCATCCATATGCTTGATATCTTACAGCTCTGATGGTTTTCCAACTATAACATGCGTCAATTTCTCACTGAATGACATATAACGAGAACCTCCTCCACGGCGAACCATGTCAACTAGCTTGCGTAATTCAGAAGCCTCAAAGCCTACAAGCAGAATTCTGCACTCGGACAAGTATAGATCATCGTCCTCACTTTGAGAGTCATCAGCAATGCAACGAGCAAAATTAGGATCATTTTTTTGCATATCAGCAGGTGGATCATTGTCCTCTTTAGGTAAGGAAGGAGCCTCAAAAAATGCAGGATATATATTTGGCAGGGGATTTTCAAAATCAGGTCCCATATCCTGAGCAGAAAAATTGGTTTCTGAATCTGAGGCGGTGGCCATAGATGATGAGGTATGTTGTGAATTTCTGATAACTTTCCCTTGACTATGTTGCTCCACTGTCTTCAAAGTACTCAAAGAAGATATTGTACTACCTTGAACAGGGTAGGACTCCTCACTAAGGCACGCTATATATGCAAGTGTCCAAAGGAAAACCCATACAAACCATGTggggaagaaaaaacaaagtcAGGGAGTCATCACAATCTGATTAGACATTATCTTACAATGTGGAAAGTTGGAATATAAGTACTACAGGAAATATATGCGTGATTTACCTCTTCTGGCAACAGATTGGTGAAACCACTTCCTGGTAACTATGTATATGTGTCCCCATCTTTTTGCAACCTTATATTTGTCACCTTCTGGAgcttatgaaaaattaaggATACCAAGGTCCAAGATAATATGCTGGGCGTGAGGCAGTTAAaacttaaaacaaaaatgttcAGCGTCTCTATAACAActactctttttttcttaaaaaggaAGTCTCCATAACAACTACTAGTTAGTGCATAATGCATATCACAAagaagtcaaaatttatcataaaggGGTTCATGTGTATCTAATCGTTGAAAGAGCCATAAAAGCGGCAACACAGTGAAGAAACGGGAGAATCTCATAATGTTCAAAGCAAAAACATCTGCAGGCCGAAGTACTAAATTAAGCAACATAGATCGCACGCAAcaaagatagaaatgaatCACAACAGTTAAATCCAGAGAAGctgagaaaagagaaattatgTCATAGCAACACTCTGGAGAGTAAACGCACAGAACTTAACAAGGAATCAACATTACCAGAATTATGACCTCAGACTAGATAAGGCCACACTGGCAGACACGACCATGGCAATGGGTAAATTGATATGCAAAACAACAATGAAATGACAGAGGATATATCACAGACTAAATGTGTACATCTCTTGGTCAGCTCAGCAGAATATTTGCCTCCATTTTGCATAACGAGCTTCTCCATCTCCTTACGTTCAtctaaaaatcaaaataatctaCCTCAGAACAAacatgatttttcataatcagaaaagaaaagaaaatcagaagCATAAAGTTTCAACCTGCAGGAATTCCACTAACACATATCGTCAATccagaaaaaggaagaacCCTGTAGCAATCTTGAGGTACAACACGGTGCTCTTTCCAACACTGAAGAAGCCAATTTGTTGTCACAATTGGCTTTTTCAGATTGTTCAGCGCCCACTGCAAAAGTTTGAGAGAAGGGTAAGGAGGAAAAGAAACAGAGCGAGTTAGGAATTACCTCCTTTCAAACTTCTAATAGGGGTAGACTATGAGCCCAAACAGTACGAGTGTAGACTATAACGGAAGTCCCTCCTTCCAAACTCTAATAGGGTTAACAATTACCTATGACGCTCATGTAACAAAATTCAAGACGTGGTATTGCAATGATGATATGTCACCTTATTATTGAGCAAACGGACATGTCAAAATACAtgttatcaacaaaaattaaagcaaaagcAAAAGTGGCAATATCCAAAAGGACCTAACGAACTAATTCTTTAAGTAACTCATAGTAAAGATTCcatcaaatttgaatcaagTCACTCATAGGTAGCTGAAAAATCAAGGCTTTGGTTTTATTGTTAGAGAACAAACAAAATGCGAACCTTGTATTTTTGAGCCAAAACATTCTTCACAATAACAAAACTGACATCTGATGATGCTTTTGTAACCAATACTCCTCCCATTGCGGTAACCATCTTTGCAATCTCAGCCTACAAGTTTGCTCGCAGAAGCAAGTAATCAGGATATGTGGCATATGTTAACGGaattttagaaatatcatATATCATAGAGTGAAGTTAGAAGTAGCATGAAATATATTCCCACAAAGTGAACAAGCTGGCATATAAAGTGCCTAAAACATTTCATCGCGCAATCAACATTGTCATGACCTTTTAACCAATAGATCTACTAAATGCATCGATGTgacatgtgaaaatgcatAGATGTAATATGTGAAAAACATTTCCTGATAAGCTTCTCGTATGAGCACATTAAAGAATGCAAAATTGCTTAACTGTTGATTAAATGAGTATGAAATCAATTACTTCactatcaaataattaaggaAGTGGATTCAAGTGATCAGTGTTACTTCCCCCAAAcactatacattttttaaaagcatTTCCAGAACATGCAAGTGAAATGTCAGATTTTTCTGCCAAACAGCAAGCTATAAGCAAATCTAATCTCAAGATATGTGAAATTATGCATAATAAGACAAGTCATCAGATTTGCAACAACTGCAGCAGTTGAAGTCATGAAGAGTGCTATTGTTGTCGGGTAAACAATGAATGAGATGTACAACCAAAAGGAGCACGGTTCAGGAAGGcaacaagaaaaattcaaatttaattggtCCTTGGAGAAACTTTCTTCATACAAAAAGAAGATTAATGATGctaaatgattttttgtagGATTAACAACCAGAATTAACAAAAGTTCTTGCAACTTGCAATATACAATTAATGCAGTACTTGAGGATCACATCTACAGTAAGAGAGACTATTAATAGTCAGAATCTAAAATGCTAGAGCAAAGAATAACGTTTTATCCAATGTTACCATAGTGTCTAATTTAGGtttaaaagagaagaaatgaagGGAATATTTTCATCCCGTTCTAATTTTGATGGATATGGACAGTAGCTAACTAGCACCTTACCTTTTCATCCTTCTCAAAACCAGATGCAAGTATGTTGACACCATCCATTGCAAGGCAACAGGTGAAGCCCTGATTCGGCAGCACCCTATGTTCTTTTGCACAGGACAAAACACACTGAGGACCTGGCTACAATGAAATTTCAGCTATCAAAACATTGCAGGAATTGAACTTATCATTTACATTTCAGAAAATACTTGAGAGGAATGATAGAAAGCACTTATCATTCTGAAAGTCCAAACTCCAAAGTCTACCTACCTCGCATGATTTACATAACCCAGTACAACCAATAACAAAATTCCAGCATATATATGCTCTGCATACAACGCATATACTTAAGAAACACGTTAAGAAGGCAACTAGTTTCTTTGCaagacaaaaagaagaaaatttacatGTTGTGGACCATTGTTTCATCTACTTTAACATTTGAACGGCAAAGCATAAGAGGCATCAGATATGAGGTAGAGAAATCAAGGTAgtctttaattatttgatgtgACATGTAATTTTGTGTATTTCAttgtttacataataaataacatgACATGGTTAATTGTGACcctgattaaattattaaacttGGTGCCTTCAGGATTGATAGTTAAAGGTACTTTGTTGGAAAAGAATGACCTGAATGGTTATTATTCTGCTAATTTTGCTTGAGCTATTTGCTCCCTTCCATCAACCAATATAAAATGTTGATTATTTTGAACCAGGCATAGGCTTTATTGGCTTCCAAATGATTTGATAGACTCTGCATCTctgcttaaatatattaaagtgcAAATTAGATGttgtcattaatatattttcttagttAGAAATACTTTTCCAGACATGAACTTTAATTGCTTGattacattttcaaaaatcgTGTGGCAGGACAAGGATACTAGCGTCGTAATCTTTCCATCCAAACCTAACATTGACGTTTTTCCTTCTatttaaactttaatataaacaattatatCCTGGCATAACGTTCAAGCGCATACCGATTAACTTACAGCCCTTTGCTCGTAGATCCTCAAACTTTTCCTGCAAAAATCagcactaaaataaaaaacgaaACCAAAATAAACCCGCACTTTGATTCAAATGCATCTCCAATTCAATCTTTTCCCCAAACCCAAAACCACAATGAGTTGGTCAGTAGGGTTTTACGTGATCATGGGAGGCGATGACGTGATAATCATTGGGCCCATTGCGCGAGGGATCGCAGCAGAGCAAAACCTGCGCACCGTTTAGCTTCAAGGCGTCGTGAAGCGCGTCGAAGAGCTCCGGCGGAACCAGATTCCGCGACATGAACACATTTGCTCCTTTAAACACTTTCGTCGCCATCTTCGAACTACTGCATACTTTCTCCCTGTGCGTAGATGCTACGTATAATTGAAAAGTTTCTGATTAGGTCTTGAATTTGAGGAATTAGGGTGGACGCTTGCCGGAGGTAAAACCTTCAGGTTTTAAGCGCGGGAAACATTTTTGCTCTTAGTAGGTGTTTGCAAAAAACTTAATAAGCACTCATCTCTAGCACCAGTCACACACTCTATGTGTgtaaacttttataaatattatttaaaatattatatttataaaaaaatttattatttaataagtacatacaaaataataaattaatattaaatttataaaaaatttataacaaaaaaaaataaaaaataaccatAAGGGGACTGAGGAGAATATTTATCTGCAAATAATCGATTGTTGTCTCCATTAGTgcagaaatttttaattatactatcCAGCcatacatgattttttttttttgttataatatttgattcaattaatatatcaatatgacTAATATcaatagataaattatatcgactaaacaaattataataactcacCTAAAATGAGACAAACACTCACATAAAGTGCGATAAATGCCGATTCATCCGATAAAACTCGAACCAATAACCTCAAATTTCTTTAAGTTTAAactattcaaaaaaattgttagtAAAAAATTCGATTCAAATGCAATCATAgatcatatttatttgttatatcaGTATACCCAAATTCATAACCGTATACATGAATTTGAGGGTTAATGATATCTAGTGAAGGAAACTGATCGAGAATCTAGAATTATGAGGTTATGGGTTTGAGTCGTACAATGTGTGAGTTAttggtatattttaataataattattggtcaattataataataataattattaattaattatatacatttgaatgatgttgataattaaaattcataatttaattgtaattaattcactttaaagaaataataacaataagaaataaataaataaataaaacaacttTGAACCCACAACATTGAgatctatttttctctctattaatttattcaattccAATCAatcacttttaattttcaatcaaatgaTATCCATAAAAAcagaataaagagaaaatcaaataagaaaaaaattaaaataatctaaCGGCTtcacaaattttcattaaattatatttgcattttacTACTTTTCGAGAACAAATCGGTTAAAAGGTATTCGGATGAAagcatttgaatttgatagaataatttgagaaaattatttcaacgACTCAATATGGAATGGGTTTGAAATCGATTAAAGCGTCACAACAAACAATTCAGAGTATTTGTAACTAATCAGCATCTCGTATCAAAGGCATAAGAGATTCTTTTTGTAAagttaataacaaaaaaattacagatgaTTCGAACTTTACAATCCCAAAACGAGTGATTGATAAATAATCTAAAGCTCAAGGCTATTTTTACCAATGTATTGGATATCCCTGTCAATCTGGCCTATCGAGGTAGGGTGTCCTGAGACAATAGGTCTCCTTGCCCGCAACTATTCAGCCCAGTGCCCACAACAATTCCTGTCTGCACAAAGAAAAGAGACTCAGCGAACTGCAGGAACGACACGTCATATGTATTTATGACACTATGAAATAagtcatataaaaatatcaccAAAAAACGCCTCCTGAATTGAAGGCGGTTAACCTAGCAGTAGcaagtaaaacaaaatatgtagAACTTGAGTTGACTGGCATGACTCGTTCAAATAGTCACAACTTCTTTTAGATAAgtacaattcattttttttttaagttagtTAACTCATACGACTTTCCGACGACATATTACAAGCTGCAACTACTTTCGGATATTTATCTGCATAGGCTTATAAATAGAGGCCATTGTGCAGTATAAGTATCACTCTCACAATCATATTTCTCTCGATTTCAGCAAgcttttcatatatttttgcGCTCCACACGATTATTATTACTTCATCTCCATATCTCATCACTTTAATCCGATTATCACACCATTATTGtcacattattttaaattttttgttattttattaattaatcaataactaATTTAAGCATCGCAATGCTAATTCCTATTTTGAGGTCAGTCCTCCTTCAATTTTAAGATTTcacttaattttcttcaactattataataaatataaaaactctCTACATTGTCCATGATGGAGATATTCgatgtgatatttaatatagagatattaatttaatattattcaccaataattattttaatattttaaaatttaaattatttatatttaattcttaaagaatataattttcccaTGCTTTGGCATAGGATACTAACTagtatacaaataaattaaaaatatatttatccaaacttaaattaaatatatatatatatatatgatttcttttgtagaaaaatataatgcaaATATGTCATCCAACTAGGTATACAAATGGTTTGAatgtttctattttattttatttacaaactagtatttttttaaaaataagtaaataaattataaataatttatttttaagaatataaaaataaataatttaaagttaaaGTAATTAGtagatatacatatacaaaAGCATATTGAATATGGAAAtagatttgaattattttactaactatattttgagaaaaatgagtggattttttggataaaaataaataataatgcacTTATCTAAACttagatataaaataaattataaatttttaagtggaaaaataaaatttaaagaggctgtaaaaatataacaccAGGGTACCGcgaattatatgtttaaaaaaataaaaaaaaacatataaataattataactcaaactctaaaataaaatgggtagttgataaataattcaaattcaaaattaaaataaataataaatataaaaacataaaatattatgcaaCATCAAATGAATTCCAAATTACATTACCTATCAATTTATCTAAACAaaattgggattttttttgaataaagacAAACAATCTAACACTTAcctaaattcaaatataaataaaatctatttttctacacgacaaaacaaaattaaaaaaggcgATCCAAACACGCGCATGCATACATGCATGCACGTGCTTATTCTGACagcccctatattttttattttattgtatataaatataaaattatccaaaaaaatatgttattataaatttaaaatccatcGATCCGAACCGACCACTTCAAACACACAAGAaactcttttctctttttcttgaaaatttattagccCTAGAGTTGCAATATGTGACACACAATAAAGGTACCCTACTTTACATTTACTTATGCTTTTGTGGAGAGTCCTAACCATCCAACATAGGAATAAAGTTGCAAGAAAAAGAGTATTACttgatttcttcttcaattgttTGAAGGGTTCATAACAAGTACCTTTATCCAAGAAATTATGGTGTATCATTGCCATCACTTTCTACCCATAACTTCATactatatgatatttaattattttcactttttatcctaccccttttttcttttagagtAAGacagtattttgtttttcgaactatgattatattttattttattttcttgttttaatttgttatgCTAATTATACAAGTTTTGTGATTTGCCACTTCAATCCACTTTTTGGTGAAAAATTTTGCCGAAAAATGgtcacatatatatgtgtaatattCCACAACAAAatctgatatatatatatatattcttttcagAAATATACTATGTtcttacaattaaaaataaaattcaacataaaatttaacaaaccCATGAGTGGATAAGGAAGATTCTTGCGCATGAATGCTGCATCTGAccattttttagtaaaaattctACCTGAAAGTGGTTTGAGGTGGTAACTTAAAACTCTTATGTAGTTGATACGACaaattgaaatgaaacaaAGTTTGGAGGGAAAATTGCACTTCTAATCCCACATGATAGCATGTcttgcacttttggtcccatagtTTGGGGTTtagcacatttagtcccataggataaattaatattatagcgTTTTTTGTCCCGTAGGATAAAATGTGCCACAAACATTTTGCTGCTAATGTATGAAAAATTGGAGAATTCAGTGGCTGGTCCTTTAGCTAACGTGACAGAAATGATAAcataattgatcaaattactgcaaaaaaaaaaaaaaaacaatacacCAAGTGATCCATTCACCAGCTACGCAAACTATGTACGATTTGATGAGCAGTTTGCAGGTAACACCTTTACACTTTCTGAAGTTGATTTGAGTTGCTGAATTATTGACACTATGGCAACTAACCATATTTGTGCAGATGTTGTTGAGTTGCTCTATTCGAGTCACTTGTTAAGTCCTGTCAATCTCAATATACACACTTACCCGATGGCtcgaaaaattcaattctttaCACTGGTGTATTCAAATTAACTAACACCATAACACTTGATCATGCTATTCGTACCAAAGTTTGCTATTAACTTGCTATCCGTTGGTCAACACAAATCATATCATCGCTTACacgttgatttttttattttttagtaatacgTCGATTCaaccaatatatcaatataactaaaaataataacaaattacatcAGCACAACTGATATATCAATATGACTAATAAcagtaataaattacaataactcacataaagtgagacatatatctatatatcctataaaattcaaattcatgacTTCAAATTTGTTCGTGAAATACTGATAGACGGcatcaaaatgtaataaaagaGTCCACgacttataataataaaaattgagtgGAGTcaaggggtaaaattaaaaaagaaaagaaagaacaacgttgggaaagaaaaatattctctttttgACCTTAAAATAGTGTAACATCAGGACCACAATTACTTCCTTTTGACCCAAACCAAACAACTAGACTGGACCAACAGCATTGtttgaccaaaatattattattaatttattcatactAATAGAATAAAtcattgtaaattaattatttaaatatttaatcctacttattcaagaaaagtttaagtgaaaaattatttgaaatcgAGTATGTCATTCGCTGcatgaaactaaaaaataag comes from Sesamum indicum cultivar Zhongzhi No. 13 linkage group LG10, S_indicum_v1.0, whole genome shotgun sequence and encodes:
- the LOC105172151 gene encoding DNA topoisomerase 2-binding protein 1-A isoform X2, producing MATKVFKGANVFMSRNLVPPELFDALHDALKLNGAQVLLCCDPSRNGPNDYHVIASHDHEKFEDLRAKGCKLIGPQCVLSCAKEHRVLPNQGFTCCLAMDGVNILASGFEKDEKAEIAKMVTAMGGVLVTKASSDVSFVIVKNVLAQKYKWALNNLKKPIVTTNWLLQCWKEHRVVPQDCYRVLPFSGLTICVSGIPADERKEMEKLVMQNGGKYSAELTKRCTHLVCDAPEGDKYKVAKRWGHIYIVTRKWFHQSVARRACLSEESYPVQGSTISSLSTLKTVEQHSQGKVIRNSQHTSSSMATASDSETNFSAQDMGPDFENPLPNIYPAFFEAPSLPKEDNDPPADMQKNDPNFARCIADDSQSEDDDLYLSECRILLVGFEASELRKLVDMVRRGGGSRYMSFSEKLTHVIVGKPSELEIKEVRSVAAFGVIYVVKTAWLEECTFKKKEVPVLKSHIAYDLLLPKDPVIFNKATATNMNSAKQMKSSASQPMDDNILENKSSQCEVVIEEAKPKVQSGVSNGKHMKSSAVFKGKLFGFSSTFPEEQRPEIVLWVHEGGGEVIVDQQVNNVHFTVERHGVPHLTHTFRSTYVTTHWIHSCLQDGCLLDVSSHILYSPLTCQIPLPGFEGFRLCVSRYDMRERQLLRNLCYVLGVKFVEKLTKKVTHLLCKFADGDKFEAACRWGIHVVTAEWIYECAMKNKVVDLKGFYPKELTSQDREAGLYFVSQYPTQSVRMTSGDDASQCLSQLQDQSNMQRVASTGCMARYKDNDSSNGSKRARLLGNDSIKHPLSFVSAADNSVNRKNPTENNVTECTREPSVVPDVAAAIEDLLEQTSKIQDRKSQETSGCHENFLSSNSTMLGQRHADGQSDPGPSKHWMNRLEKRDDNPSADAAARGFYDGFSETQTDSQVVGYEEDLSGRQMIIDRVRTRSSMA